In Sebastes fasciatus isolate fSebFas1 chromosome 24, fSebFas1.pri, whole genome shotgun sequence, the following are encoded in one genomic region:
- the wbp4 gene encoding WW domain-binding protein 4 — translation MADYWKSQPRKFCQYCKCWIADNKPSVEFHERGKNHKENVAAKISEIKKKSIDKAKQEERESKEFKAMEEAALKAYEEDLKRMEMEAAGLDYTPAPTTTRPKPQVKNQPRPQGKKQQKNWNTNKKPRGQTEEQVWVEGQTDDGNTYYYNTITGESKWEKPGGFRGENSGSAHTESSAGCTWKEAFSPDGYKYYYNSETAETSWEKPAGFTSNEASGSGSYKEEECQPGPPGVEESSSAAPASQEAEVTEEASQQPFVPKISFRKRKAEAEPSEEEGEDKVSDDAPKEEAEEVKKEEEVQITTAQPEEKKEEVVAPVRIQIKRSKTANPYGAWEQIKEEEDPYAKVDLQLPKWEGTIIAPAELPPEPKPKFRERIITSLGEEGGPTSFRKNRTQNGKSRSLRQRDDDDD, via the exons AT GGCTGACTACTGGAAGTCACAACCAAGGAAGTTCTGTCAGTACTGCAAGTGCTGGATTGCAGACAATAAGCCT AGCGTTGAGTTTCATGAAAGAGGGAAGAATCACAAAGAAAATGTGGCTGCAAAAATCTCTGAG ATTAAAAAGAAGAGCATCGACAAGGCGAAGCAGGAGGAACGTGAGTCTAAAGAGTTTAAGGCGATGGAGGAGGCTGCACTGAAAGCGTATGAGGAAGATCTGAAGAGGATGGAAATGGAGGCAGCAG gaTTAGATTATACACCAGCCCCAACAACAACACGACCAAAACCACAGGTAAAAAATCAGCCCAGACCTCAGGGcaaaaaacagcaaaagaaTTGGAACACAAACAAGAAGCCCAGAGGCCAAACAGAAGAGCAGGTTTGGGttgaaggacagacagacgatGGAAACACGTACTACTACAACACAATAACTGGAG AATCTAAATGGGAAAAACCAGGTGGTTTCCGGGGAGAAAACTCGGGCTCTGCACACACTGAG AGCTCTGCAGGCTGTACTTGGAAGGAAGCCTTCAGTCCTGATGGTTATAAATATTACTACAACTCAGAGACTGCag AGACCAGCTGGGAGAAGCCAGCAGGCTTTACCTCGAATGAAGCATCTGGATCTGGATCCTACAAAGAGGAAGAGTGTCAGCCGGGGCCCCCAGGGGTAGAGGAGAGCTCCAGCGCGGCGCCGGCATCTCAGGAGGCTGAAGTCACTGAAGAAGCCAGCCAGCAGCCTTTTGTCCCAAAGATCAGCTTCAGG aaaaGGAAAGCAGAAGCCGAGCCAtcagaagaggagggagaagataAAGTAAGTGATGATGCTCCTAAAGAGGAGGCTGAGGAGgtgaaaaaagaggaagaggtcCAAATCACGACAGCTCAGCctgaagagaagaaagaggaagtggTGGCTCCAGTGAGGATACAAATCAAAAGGTCGAAAACTGCCAATCCATACGGTGCCTGGGAACAGatcaaggaggaggaggacccaTA tGCCAAGGTGGACTTACAGCTGCCCAAGTGGGAGGGAACCATCATCGCTCCGGCCGAACTGCCGCCGGAGCCAAAACCCAAGTTCAGGGAGCGCATCATCACCTCCCTCGGAGAGGAAGGCGGACCCACTTCATTCAGGAAAAACAGAACACAGAACGGCAAATCCAGGAGCCTCCGACAGAgagacgacgacgacgactGA
- the mtrf1 gene encoding peptide chain release factor 1, mitochondrial, whose amino-acid sequence MLVNRLFRLCSLCSRVYSSRGRRTASWSTLTGHISLNNNTQVLQHWRGPAAPNRLYHSDLGDLYKTECIQRYLQQLMEEFRDLSKKLQHAYLSETDRKVLMKKHTELQPLAGVFESIKQSLKDLEEVLSLLHSSAGTKDEDEQLTQLLKDEEAQISCKILALRRDLIRALVPNDPLDSSNILLEVVSGRTTGGDICQQFTKEMFDMYQGFAYYKNWDFELLNYTPAEYGGLHHAAVRIAGEDVYRHLKHEGGTHRVQRIPEVGLSSRMQRIHTGTMTVIILPQPVEFDVHIDPKDLRVDTFRSRGAGGQSVNTTDSAVRIVHLPTGITAECQQTRSQLQNRDTAMRMLRARLYQSMMGKETEQRHTARKQQVGTRSQSERIRTYNFSQDRVTDHRTGYTTRDIKEFMRGGEALHDLISDVLEHTEREALLEAAENSSSLKPPESGQSAD is encoded by the exons ATGCTCGTTAATCGCTTGTTTCGACTGTGTTCTTTGTGTAGTCGTGTTTACagcagcagaggaagaagaacaGCATCATGGAGCACACTAACAGGACACATTAGTCTGAATAACAACACACAGGTGCTGCAACACTGGAGAGGTCCAGCAGCACCAAACCGCCTCTATCACAGTGATCTAGGGGATTTGTACAAGACTGAGTGTATCCAGAGGTATCTGCAGCAGCTCATGGAGGAGTTCAGAGACCTCAGCAAGAAGTTACAGCATGCATACctcagtgagacagacaggaaggtgCTTATGaagaaacacacagagctgcagCCTCTGGCTGGTGTGTTTGAGAGCATTAAACAATCCCTGAAAGACCTGGAGGAAGTCCTTTCACTTCTGCACA GTTCAGCCGGCACcaaagatgaagatgaacagtTGACCCAGCTCTTAAAAGATGAAGAAGCACAAATCTCCTGCAAGATTTTAGCCCTAAGAAGAGAC TTGATCAGAGCTCTTGTGCCCAACGACCCTCTTGACTCCAGTAATATTCTGCTGGAGGTTGTATCAGGACGGACAACAGGAG GTGACATCTGTCAGCAGTTCACCAAAGAAATGTTTGACATGTACCAGGGTTTTGCCTATTACAAGAACTGGGACTTTGAGCTTCTGAACTACACACCTGCTGAGTATG GTGGTCTGCACCATGCAGCAGTGAGAATAGCTGGGGAGGATGTGTACCGACATCTGAAGCATGAAGGAGGAACGCACCGGGTGCAGAGGATCCCTGAGGTGGGCCTCTCCTCCAGGATGCAGCGGATCCACACAGGAACCATGACTGTCATCATCCTGCCTCAGCCAGTGGAG TTTGACGTCCACATTGATCCAAAGGATCTTCGCGTCGACACATTCAGATCTCGAGGTGCTGGGGGTCAAAGTGTCAACACAACAGACAGCGCAGTGCGCATCGTTCATCTTCCCACTG gTATAACAGCTGAGTGTCAGCAGACTCGCTCTCAGCTGCAAAACAGAGACACCGCCATGCGTATGCTGAGGGCCCGGCTCTACCAGAGCATGATGGGTAAAGAGACCGAGCAGAGGCATACAGCACGAAAGCAGCAG GTGGGCACACGCTCTCAGTCAGAGAGGATTCGTACCTACAACTTCAGCCAGGATCGTGTCACAGACCACAGGACTGGATATACTACTAGAGATATTAAG GAGTTCATGAGAGGAGGGGAGGCTCTCCATGATCTGATCTCTGACGTACTTGAGCATACAGAGAGGGAGGCTCTTCTGGAGGCGGCGGAGAACAGCAGCAGCCTGAAACCACCAGAGTCGGGACAATCTGCAGACTGA